One bacterium genomic window, CTCGGCACAGGGGCCGTGCGGACCGAGCGGCTGATGCTCGAAGCCGCCGTGGCCGCCGTCGTGGCCGAGGCGGTGGTGCGTTCGGTGCGCCTCGCCCGCAGCGCGGGCGGCGCGCCCGGGCTGGCCGGATGAGCGGGGGCCGCGCAGGAGAGGGGGCCCGGTGAGTCTAACACACGCACGCCGCATGTGGCAGACTCGATCCGCCAGAGACGCGGAGGCGACCGACCGATCACAATGGGGGATGTCATGGCTCACGCGGTAGCCCGACGACGCGAACGATGAAGCGGGTCGTGAGCGTGAGCTTGGGCAGCCACACGCGCGACAAGCGGGTCGAGACCGTCATCCTCGACGAGCCGTTCGTTATCGAGCGCATCGGCACGGACGGCGACATGGGACGGTTCGAAGCGCTGGTCCGCGACCTCGACGGCCGGGTGGACGCGATCGGCATGGGCGGCATCGATCTCGACCTCCGGGCCGGCAACCGGCGTTACCGCATCCGGGACGCGGCGCGCCTCGTGCGCGGCGTCCGGCGCACGCCGGTCGTCGACGGCGGCGGCATCAAGGCGTCCTGGGAGAAATACCTGATCCTCGAATACCTGCCCCGGACGGCAGGCGTGTCGTTTACCGGCCGCCGCGTGCTGCTCGTCAGCAGCGTGGATCGCTACGGCATGGCCGAGGCGTTCACCGAGGCCGGTGCGATCACGCTGTTCGGCGACTTCTACTTTGCGCTCGGCCTGCCGGTTCCGATGCGGACGCTCGGGACCGTCCGCATCCTGGCCGCGTGCCTCCTGCCCGTGATTACACGCCTGCCGTTCCAGTGGCTGTACCCGACCGGTGAGAAGCAGGAGCGCGTGACGCCGAAATACCCGCAACTGTTCGAGTGGGCCGAGGTCGTCGCCGGCGACTTCCACTTCATCCGGCGGTACATGCCGGAGTCGCTCGCGGGCAAGACCGTGTTGACGCAGACGATCACCGTCGACGACCGCGAGGCCCTCCGCCGGCGCGGCGTGCGACGCCTCATCACCGCATCACCCGAGATGGAGGGGCGGTCGTTTGCCACCAACGTGCTGGAAGGGATCGTCGTCGCGCTCTCCGGCAGCCGCACCGACACCATGGCGCCCGCGCAGATCATCGACTGGCTGCTGCGCGCGGGCGTGCGCCCGCGCGTGGAGACGCTGACGCCGGAGCCCGGGACCGGGGCGGCATCGTGAGCACGCCGCCGGTGAGCCGCGACGGCGCGGGGGGGGCGGCGCCGGGGCGCTTTGCCTTCGTCATCCATCCCCTCTACGTGCAGCAGTACGCGCAGAAGTTCCCGTTTACACGTCTCCTTCCCGGCCGGCTCGTCGAGCGGGCGTTTCGCGCGGTCCCGCCGTTTGAGGCGTCCCACATCACGGGCATCGTCTCCGCGACGGGGGCCCGCGCGGAGGGCTGGTTCATCGCCCTGCCCTGGACGCCGCGGGTGCTGCTCGAGGCGCCGGTGGAGCTCGTGTACCGGCGGCTCGTGCAGGCGGGGCGGATCGCCGGGCGCCTCGGCGCCGGCATCCTCGGACTCGGCGCCTTCACGAAGATCGTCGGGGACCGCGGCGTCACCGTGGCGCGCGAACTGGCCATCGGAGTGACGACCGGCAACAGCCTGACCGCGGCCACGGCGGTGGAAGGCGCGCTCGCCGCGGCGGACCGGATGGGCATCGCGCCGCGCGGCGCGCGCGTCGCCGTGCTGGGCGCGACCGGCTCGATCGGCGCGGTGTGTTCGCGGCTGCTGGCCCCGCAGGTCGGGAGTCTGGTGCTGGCCGCGCGCCGCCGCGGGCCGCTCGACGCGCTCGCGGGGCGGCTGCGCGCCGAAGGGGCGGCCGAGGTCCAGGTCACCTCGGACGTGCGGCAGGCCGTCGCGGACGCCGCGATCGTCCTTACGGTGACCTCGGCGACCGACGTGCTGATCGAGCCGGAGGACCTCCGGCCGGGCGCCGTGGTCTGCGACGTGGCGCGCCCGCGGAACGTCTCGCAGCTCGTGTATGCGCGGCGGCGCGACGTGCTCGTGATCGACGGCGGGGTGATCGACGTGCCGGGGCCGGTGGATTTCGGGCTCGATTTCGGGTTTCCGCCCGGCACGTGCGAGGCGTGCATGGCGGAAACGATGCTGCTCGCGCTCGAGCGCCGGTACGAGGACTACACCATCGGCGCGGATCTCGATCTCGACCGCGTCCGGGAGATCCACGCGCTGATGCACCGGCACGGCTTCCGGCTCTCGGGCCTGCGCCGGTTCGAGCGGCGCATCTCCGACGACGAGGTCGAGGCGATCCGGACGGCGGCCCGGAGCGCGCCGCCGCGCCCGCCGGCGGCGCGCCGGAGCGCCCCGGCTTCAGCGGAACGTGTCTAGAATTCCGAGGGTGGGCCCGCGCCTTTGACAACGTGGACCGGCTTCGGTATACTCAGGGCCGAGGTCGAGACTGAGGGAACCCTCAGTCTCGTTCCCTCTTATTGCCGCCAAATTGTGAGAACCGGTCGGGTGAGCTGAGCCGCATGGACGAGAAGGCAACCATTCTAACGCCCGAGGGTCTGCGCAAACTCGAGGAGGAACTGGAGTTCCTCAAGTCGGTCAAGCGAAAGGAAGTCGCCGAACGGATCAAGCAGGCGAAAGAGTTCGGGGACCTGTCCGAGAACTCCGAATACGAGGACGCGAAGAACGAGCAGGCGTTCACCGAGGGGCGGATCCTGACGCTCGAGGGGATGCTCCGGAACGCCAAGGTCATCAACAACCACGACGTCCGATCGGACGTCGTGTCGATCGGCAGCACGCTCAAACTCGTGGACGAATCCGGCGAGGAACTGACGTTTACCATCGTGGGGTCCCCGGAAGCCGACCCGTCGCACGACAAGATAAGCAACGAGTCCCCCGTCGGGCGCGCCGTGCTCGGCAAGCGGAAGGGCGAAACCGTCACGGTGCACGCGCCGGCGGGAACAATCAAGTATACGATCAAGGGGATCAAGCGCTAGAACCGCCGGCGCGCGAGTGATCCACGCGGCATCGCATCACCCGGCCTGACCCGCCGCTCCACCCTGCAAGACCCCCCGGTACCCGCACATAGGACCCCCTGCGCCGTGTCCGCGGAGAGGTCGGACCACCGAGTCTGCCTGATGACGCAGCGGGGAAAGAATAGGACTACACGGCCGGCGCGGTGCGAAGACCGTGCAGCGGCAGGAGTCCGAAGACGGGCGAAGAAAGAGGACGCCGGCGGGCGGGTTCGCCGGCCAGCATGGGGGAGACTCTTCACGGAATCTTCGGGAGCACCGCGGCGTATCACCAGTGGGAGGGCGGGGGTATCCTTCCCAGACTCTGCCGGGCAGTTCGGGGTTCAGATGCACGGCGCCGAGCCCCGGGTGTGAACATGGACGTGAAGCGGATCGTAATCGTAGGAGATAGGACGATGCCGACAACGCAGCAGAGGGCGCACATGGGGCTCGGGCAGAGAGGGGGTCGGCCGCGGGATGTTTGAACGTTTCACGGAGCGCGCACGCCGCGTCATCATCCTGGCGCAGGAAGAAGCCAAACGGCTGAACCACAGCGCGGTCGGCACGGAGCACATCCTGCTCGGGATCATCCGCGAGGGCGAAGGCGTCGCCAGCAAGGTCCTCGAGTCTCTCAACATCAATCCCGAGCGGGTCCGGGCGGAGATCGAGAGCGCCATCGGCCGCGGCGAGCGGACGCCGTATGAGGAAGTGGCGTTCACCCCGCGGGCCAAGAAGGTGCTCGAGCTCGCGCTCGACGAGGCCCGCCGGCTCGGCCACAACTACATCGGAACGGAGCACCTGCTCCTCGGCCTGATCCGCGAGGGTGAAGGGGTGGCTGCCCGCGTGCTCGAGGCGATGGGGGCGGACCTCGAGCGTGTCCGGTCGCAGGTCGTCTATCTCCTCGGCGAGGAGGGCACGGCCTCCTACACCAAGCAGGCGAGCAAGACGCCGACGCTGGACGAGTTCGGCCGCGACCTGACGAAGCTGGCGCGCGAGAACAAGCTCGATCCCGTCATCGGGCGCGAGCGCGAGATCGAGCGCGTGATCCAGGTGCTGTCCCGTCGCACGAAGAACAACCCGGCGCTCATCGGAGAACCGGGCGTGGGGAAGACGGCGATCACGGAGGGTCTCGCGCAGCGCATCGTGCGGGGCGACGTTCCCGAGGTGCTGCGCTCGAAGCGCGTGGTGCAGCTCGATCTCGCCGCGCTCGTCGCGGGCACGAAGTACCGCGGCGAGTTCGAAGAGCGGATGAAGAAGGTCATGGAAGAAATCCGCAAGGCGCAGGGCGAGGTCATCCTCTTCGTCGACGAGCTGCACACGCTCGTCGGCGCCGGCGCCGCGGAAGGCGCGATCGACGCCAGCAACATTCTCAAGCCGTCGCTGTCGCGCGGCGAGCTGCAGTGCATCGGCGCCACGACGCTCGACGAGTACCGGAAATACGTCGAGCGGGACGCGGCGCTCGAACGGCGGTTCGCGCCGATTCTCGTCTCCGAGCCCAACGTCGACCAGGCGGTCGAGATTCTGCGCGGCCTCCGGGAGCGGTACGAGGCGCACCACGGCGTCAAGATCGGGGACGATGCGCTCGTCGCCGCGGCGCAGCTCGCCGACAAGTACATCTCCGACCGGTTCCTGCCCGACAAGGCCATCGACCTGATGGACGAGGCGGCGAGCAAGATCCGGCTGCAGGCCAGCTTCCTGCCGCAAGAAGTGCGGCAGGCGATGGAAAAGGCCGACCGGGCGCGCCGCGAAAAGGAAGAAGCGATCAAGAATCAAGACTTCGAGAAGGCCGCGGGTCTGCGCGACAAGGAAAAGGTGCTGCGGCAGAAGCTCGAAGAGCTCGAGAGTTCGTGGAAGACCGACAAGGGCCGCGACATCACCACCGTGTCGGCCGACGACATCGCGGACATCGTGTCGAGCTGGACCGGGATTCCGGTGACGCGCCTCGTGGAGGAGGAGACCGAAAAGCTCCTCAAGATGGAGGACGTGATCCACAAGCGGATCGTCGGCCAGGAAGAGGCCGTGACGGCGGTCTCGCGGGCGGTGCGCCGCGCGCGCGCGGGGCTCAAGGACTCCCGGCGCCCGATCGGATCGTTCATCTTCCTCGGGCCGACCGGCGTCGGCAAGACCGAGTTGACGCTCGCCCTCGCCGAGTTTCTTTTCGGCGACGAGAATGCGGTGGTCCGGATCGACATGTCCGAGTACACGGAGCGGCACACCGTATCGCGGCTCGTCGGGGCTCCCCCGGGCTACGTCGGCTACGAGGAGGGCGGCCAGCTCACCGAGCAGGTGCGCCGCCGGCCCTACTCGGTGGTGCTCCTCGACGAGATCGAGAAGGCGCACCCCGAGATCTTCAACGTGCTGCTCCAGATCCTGGAGGACGGCCGGCTCACCGACGCCCAGGGCCGCACGGTCGATTTCAAGAACTGCGTCGTGATCATGACGAGCAACGTGGGCGCGCCGCAGATCCAGCGCGAGGGCGCGGGCCTCGGCTTCCGGGGTACCGCCGACCTCGAGCTCGACGCGCAGCGCCAGTACGAGAAGATGAAGGGGCACGTGATGGAAGAGCTTCGGCGCACCTTCCGGCCGGAGTTCCTGAACCGCGTTGACGAGATCATCGTGTTCCGGCCCCTGTCCCGCGATCAGATCGCGGCGATCGTCGACATTCTCATGGACCGCGTGCGGCGCGAGATCCGGGGCCAGGGCATGGGCCTCGCCATCACGGACGCCGCGCGGGACCTGCTGGCCAAGGAAGGGTTCGATCCGCAGTACGGCGCGCGGCCGCTCCGGCGGGCGATTCAGCGGCTCGTGGAAGACCCGTTGTCGGACGCGATGCTACGGGGCCGATTCAGCTCGGGCGACGAGATCGTGATCGACGCGCACGACAACGAGCTGGTCTTCGAGAAGAAGCGGGAGCCGGTCACGGTCGACAAGGGCTCGTAATCCCCGGCAAAGCCGGGGACAGGCCCCCGACAAGGCGGGGACAGGCCCCCGACAAGGTCGGGGACAGGCACGTGGCCGCGACGGCCCGGGATTTACCGCCCGGGCCGTCGCATGCCTCCGGTCACGCTCCCCCCGCGGGGAGGCGCCGGAGCATCGGGGAGGAGGGCGATGGCGAAAACCACCCGCGTGGGCGGAGGCGGCGAGGCCACCCGCACTGTGTTTGTCTGCCAGGCGTGCGGCTACGAGTCGACCAAGTGGCTCGGGCGCTGTCCCGGTTGTTCCACATGGAACAGCTTCATCGAAGAGCGCGTCGGCGGCCCAGCCCGCGCCGGCGCGCGGCCGGCCGGCGGGTCCGCCGCGGCGCCGGTGGCGATCACGGACGTGGTCCTCGACGAGGCCGCGCGCGTCCGGACCGGCATCGCCGAGGTGGATCGCGTGCTGGGCGGCGGCGTCGTGCCTGGATCGCTCGTCTTGATCGGCGGTGACCCCGGCGTCGGAAAATCTACGCTCGCGCTCGCGATCGCGCAGCACCTGGCCGCCGGGGCCGACCGTCCATCCGTGCTCTACGTCTCCGGAGAGGAATCCGTCCGCCAGACCAAGATGCGCGCCTCCCGGTTGGGCGTCGACGCCCCGAGCCTTCTGGTCCTTGCGGAGACCGATCTCGACCAGATCATCGCCCACGCCGGCCGGGTGCGGCCCGCGCTCGTCGTCGTAGATTCCATCCAGACCGTCTACCGCGCCGACATCATGGCGGCGCCGGGAAGCGTCGGCCAGATCCGGGAGTGCACCGGCGATCTGCTGCGCGTCGCGAAGGTCGAAGGCGGCCCGGCCGTGCTGGTGATCGGGCACGTGACGAAGGAGGGCGCGATCGCCGGGCCCCGAGTGCTGGAGCACATGGTCGACACGGTGCTGTACTTCGAAGGCGAGCGGCACCACGCGTATCGGGTGCTCCGCGCGACCAAAAACCGGTTCGGCTCGACCAACGAGATCGGCATCTTCGCCATGACGGGGCGCGGGCTCACCGAAGTGGCGGATCCGTCGGCGCTATTCCTTGCGGAGCGGCCGGACGGGGCGTCCGGGTCCGCGGTCGTCTGCGCGATCGAGGGCACGCGGCCGCTGCTGCTGGAGGTCCAGGCGCTGGTGACGCGCACACCGTTCGGCATGCCGCGCCGGACCGCGGCAGGGATCGACTACAACCGCCTGCTGCTGCTGCTCGCCGTGCTCGAGAAGCGCGCGGGACTGCATCTGTCGGCGCACGACGTGTACGTGAGCGTGGCCGGCGGGGTGCGGGTGGACGAGCCGGCCGCGGACCTGGGCGTCGCGGTCGCCGTGGCGAGCAGTCACCGCGACCGGCCGGTCGACGCGGCGGCCGTCGCGGTCGGCGAGGTCGGGTTGGGGGGCGAGGTGCGCGCCGTCAGCCAGATCGACCGCCGCATAGCCGAGGCGGCGAAACTCGGATTCCGGCGCCTCGTTCTCCCGCGCGCGAACCTGGCGGCGATCGATGAGATGCCGGCGGGCCTCGAGCTCGCCGGCGTCGAGCACGTCGCGGAAGCGCTCGAGCGCCTCGTCACGTAGGCGCTCCGTATCTGCCGCGGAGACCCCGCTATTTCAAATTGAAAATGCCGAGGCTCTTGATCCGGCTGTGTTCCTTCTTCTGAATCGCCATGAGGTCCAGATCGAGGAGATTGCACAGCGCGGCGATGTAGAACAATTCGGAGCCGATCTCCGACTCCACCGCCTCGGTGCACCGTTCGCACAACCTGCCGTCGAGATGCGTATGCAGATACTGCCGGAGCTCGGCGAGCCCCACGTCGGCGGGAAACTGCTGCTTGGTCGCCGTGACAGAGATGCACCCGCACGTGGTGACGGCCTTGGCGATGGCGCGGTTGACCCGGGCGGTGGATTCTTGAAGCTTTGTGACCACGTCGAGGACGCTGCGATGGCGAACGAGGTATTCGTCGACCTGCGCCTGAAACGACAGGCTCGTCTCTTTCATGAACCGCGCACCCCCCAGGGCCCCAACGCGCTGCCATTATAGGCACCCCGCCGCGACAGTGTCAAGAAATACCGGGCGCGTGCTATGATAGCGGCGAGATGCGCCGGCTCATTCGTGGCGTCGGTCTTGTGCTCGGCGCCCTCATCGGGTATCAGGTCACGGAGACGTTCCGTCCGCTGATCGTGCAACGGGGCGGCGATGGTCTCCATCTCGCCGTGCTGGTCATCGGCGTCGAACTCGGCGCGGCGGCCGGGGCCCTCCTGTCGCAGCCCATCGCGAGATGGTTCGTCGAGTCGATGGGCCGGGCGCTCCGGCGTCTCGGCGAGGTGCCGCTGCGTGACGTCGTCTCCGGAGCGATCGGGCTGGTTGCCGGCCTGTTGGTGGCCTTTCTCGTCAGCCTTCCCCTGCAGCGCGTGCCGGTGATCGGCGAATACATTCTCCCCATCGCCGCGGTGCTGGCGTTCGGCTATCTCGGTCTCCACCTCGGGCTTCAGCGGCGGGACGACGCGCCCGCGGCATTCGCGCACATGGTCGAGCGGATGAGCCGCGAGCGCCGCAGCCGCCGGCCGGCGGGGTCCCCCAAGCTGCTCGACACGAGCGCCATCATCGACGGGCGCATCGCCGACATCTGCCGGGCGGGGTTTCTGGAAGGACCGCTGCTGGTGCCGCGCAGCGTGCTCGCCGAGCTGCAGCACATCGCGGATTCCGGAGACACGCTTCGCCGCAACCGCGGGCGGCGCGGGTTGGATGTCCTCGATACGATGCAACGGGAGCTCCGCATGGTGGAGGTGTACGATGACGGCGACGCGCCGCCGGGGGAGCCGGTCGACGCGCAGCTCACGCGCCTCGCCGTTGCGCTCGGCGCGGCGATCGTGACCACCGACTACAATCTCAACAAGGTTGCCGGCCTTCAAAGCATCCGCGCGCTCAACGTCAACGAGCTGGCAAACGCGATCAAGCCGGTGACGCTGCCCGGCGAGGACTTGACCGTCCATCTGATCAAGGACGGCAAGGAGCCCGGGCAGGGGGTAGGATACCTCGAGGACGGGACGATGATCGTCGTCGAGGGCGGCAAGAAGTACATCGGCGAGACGCTCGAGACGGTCGTGACGAGCGTGCTCCAAACCGCCGCCGGCCGCATGATCTTCGCACGTCCCAAATCGCTCGAGAGAAACGGTGCCCCCCGGTGATCGCCGGACCCGGCGTGGCGGCGGTCGTCCCGGCGGCCGGCCGGGGCGAGCGGTTCGGCGGTGACGGGCCGAAGGCGCTGGTGCCGCTGGGAGGCCGTCCCCTTCTAGAGTACGCGCTCGGGGCGCTCGCCGCCGCGCCCTCCGTCGGGATGATCGTCGTCGCGGCGCCGGCGGAGGCGGTCGACGCCGTTGCCGGTCTCGCGCGCCGCGTGGCCGGTCGGAAGGCCGCCGCGGTGGTGCCCGGCGGGCCCGATCGACAGGCGTCGGTGGCCCAGGGGCTGGCCGCGCTGCCGGCCGGGCCGGAGATCGTGGTCGTCCACGACGGTGCCCGTCCGCTCGTGCCAGTGCCGTTGATCGAGGCGGTCGCCGCCGCGGCGGCCGAGGGCGGCGCCGCCACCGCCGCGATCCCCGTCGACGATACGGTGAAGCGCGCGGCCGACGGGTGGGTCCGCACGACGATCGACCGCGCCGGCCTGTTTCGGATCCAAACGCCGCAGGCGTTTCGGCGGAGCGTGCTCGAAGCGGCGCATCGGGAGGCGGAGCGGACGGGATTCCGGGGAACCGACGACGCGGCGCTCGTGGAGAACCTCGGACGGCCGGTGCGGCTCGTCCCGGGGGCGGCCCTCAATCTCAAGGTGACCGTGCCCGACGACTTGGCGCTGGCCGAGGCGCTGCTGCGGCGTCACGAGCCGCCCACGCCCGCACCGCGCGTCGGGATCGGCTTCGACGCGCACCGCCTGGTGCCCGGGCGGCCGCTCGTGCTGGGCGGCGTGGTGATCCCGGCGTCGCGAGGGCTCGACGGCCACTCCGACGCCGACGTGATCGCCCACGCCGTAATGGACGCGCTCCTCGGAGCGGCCGGATGCGGCGACATCGGCCGGCTGTTTCCCCCGAACGATCCGGCCTACGCCGGCGCCGACAGCATGGAACTGCTGGACCGCGTCCGGGCGCTCCTCGCCGAGCGGGGTTGGCGCGCCGGCCACGTCGACGTCGTCGTGCTGGCGGAGGCGCCGCGCCTCGCGCCGCACGTGGACGCGATGCGGGCGGCCATGGCCCGGGCGCTCCGAACCGATCCCGCCGGCATCAGCATCAAGGCGACGACGCTGGAAGGCATGGGCGCGATCGGGCGCGAGGAGGGCATCGCGGCGCAGGCCGTGGCCAGTCTGGAGCCGGGTCGGGACGGCGTGTGATGAGGCGGGGAACGCGTCTCAAGCAGGACGTGCCCGGCCGGTGGATTAACGGCCGGTTCGTCCGGCCGCGCCGCAACCTGCTGCCGATCCTGATCGAAGAGTCGGTGACCGACGAGCCCGTGGTCGTCGAGTCGGCGCCCGGGAAACCCGCGTCGCGGCCGGCCGGGTTCTGGCGGGGCTCCGAATTCCACCGGGTGGTGAGGCTCTTTGGCTGCCGGTTCGAGCGCGACGCGGTGTACGTCCGCGTGCTGAGCGAGCGGGGCCGGGTCTACGAGTTGAGCCGCACGCTCGAGACGGATCCCTGGACGTGGCGCAGCCGGTGGCGGTGGGATCTCATCGCCGTGATCCGTATTGTGTCGGTCCGGCGTCTGCCGTCCGATCCGCATCAATGGATCTGGCCCGCGGGAGACCGCTCCCGGTGACGCTCCGAGTCTACAGCACGCTGGCCCGCCGGAAGGAACCGTTCGAGACCGTCTGTGCCGGCGAAGTGCGCATGTACGTCTGCGGACCGAACCTCTACGGTCCATCGCACGTCGGGCATGCGATGTCGTATGTCGTGTTCGACGTCATTCGCCGGTACCTGGTCTACCGCGGCTACCGGGTTCGGTACGTGCAGAACTTCACCGACATCGAAGACCGGATCATCGAGACCGCCGCCGCCGAGGGCACGACGATCGAGGCGCTGGCGGAACGCTACGCCGCGCGCTTCCTCGAGGAAATGCGCGCGCTCGGCGTCCGGCCCGCGGACGTGTATCCGCGCGCGACGCGGGCCATCCCGAAGATGATCGAGATCATTCGCGGCCTCGAGTCCCGCGGGTTGGCCTACGCCGCCGGCGGCGACGTCTTCTTCCGCGTGGCCGCGTTCCCCGGGTACGGACGGCTCTCGGGCCGGTCGCTCGACGAAATGATGGCCGGGGCGCGCGTCGACGTCGATCCGCACAAACAGCACCCGATGGACTTCGTGTTGTGGAAGGCCGCGAAACCCGGCGAGCCGGCGTGGGAGAGCCCCTGGGGCCCGGGGCGGCCGGGCTGGCACATCGAGTGTTCCGCGATGTCGATCGAGTATCTCGGCCCGCAGCTCGATATTCACGGGGGCGGCCAGGACGTGGTGTTCCCGCACCACGAGAACGAGATCGCGCAGTCGGAGGGCTACACCGGCAAGACCTTCGTGCGCTATTGGGTGCACAACGGCCTCCTGCGCCTGACCGGCGGGCCGGAGAAGATGACGCGCCACCTCGGGAACATCATCGCGATCCGCGAGGCGCTGGATCGCTATCATGCCGACACGCTGCGGGTGTTCTTCCTTTCATCGCACTACCGGAATCCTCTGACCTGGAGCGACGAGGCACTCGCGGCGGCGGCCGGCGGCGCCGAGCGGCTGCGGACCGCGCGCGAAACCGCGGCCGACCTGCTGACGGCCGCGAAGGCTGCCCCGGCCGGCGGGATTCCGGTCCCGGACCCCGTCGTGCAGGCGCTCGCGGGCGCCGTTCCTGCGACGCGCGGGGCCTTCGAGGCCGCCATGGACGACGACTTCAACACGCCCGGCGCGCTGGCGGCGCTGTTCGACCTGGCCGCGGCGCTGAATCGCGTCACGGATGCGGCGGTCCGGCGGAGGACCCCGCTGTCGCCCGACGCGGCCGACGCCGTCCGGGCGGCGCTCGATGTCCTCAGCGAGTTGGCGGACGTCCTCGGGCTGCGGCTCGAGACATCGCTGACGCCCGTGCAGGCTGCCGGCCTGCGCGATCTCGCCCGCAAACTCTCGCACGAGCGGCCCGACCTGTTCGATCCCGGCCGGCGGCCGGACGGCGGGGCGCCGGGAGAGGCGGGGCCGGCACTCGTGGACTACATCGCACGCGGACGCGTCGAGGCGAGACGGCGCAAAGACTGGGCCACCGGCGACCGCGTGCGGGCGCATCTGTCGGAACTCGGCATCTTGCTCGAGGATACGCCCGCCGGATTCAAGTGGCGCGTGCGGTAGCCGCGGAGACGGCGCTCGTCGGGCGCCACGCGGTCCTCGAGGCGCTCCGCGGCGGCCGGCCCGTCTATCGCGTGCTGGTGTCCCGCACGGCGCACGGCGCCGGCCCGCTCCAGGACATCGTCGAGACCGCGCGCCGGCGCGGCATTCCGGTCCAGCCCGTCGATCCCCGTCGGCTCGCCGCCCTGGCCGGCCGCCTGCCGCACCAGGGCGTCGCGGCGCTTGCCGGCGTTCAGGCGCTCGTCGAGCTCGACGACGTCCTCGCGGTGGCGCGCGGCCGCGGTGAGGCTCCGTTTCTCATCCTGCTCGATGGGGTGGAAGATCCGCACAACGTCGGGGCGGTCATCCGCACGGCGGAGGCGGCCGGCGCGCACGGGGTGGTCGTGCCGCGCCGCCGGGCGGCCGGGTTGACGCCGGCGGTGGCGCGCGCCGCGGCGGGCGCCACCGAGCATGTGGCCGTCGCGGGCGTGGGGAACATGGCCGCGGCGCTTGAACGGCTGAAGGCCGCGGGGGTGTGGGTTGTGGGCGCGGATCCCGAGGCCCGCGAGCGGTACGATGCCGGCGCCCTCGAGCCGCCGGTCGCGCTCGTCGTCGGCGCGGAAGGACGCGGGCTGCACCGGCTCGTCCGTGAGCGCTGCGACCGGCTGGTCTCCATCCCGCTGCACGGACGGATCCGGTCGCTCAACGTCTCGGTCGCCGCGGCGCTCCTCCTGTACGAGGTGGCGCGGCGCGTGCGTCCCGCGGACGAGGCGGCGCCCGCCGTCGGGGGGCGCGCGTCCGGCCGGGGCGCGTGTTGACGGGCGCGTCTCGCCGCCGTGACGTAGCCTGCGACGTCGGCGTCGATTTCGCGCCGTGTATTGACTCCGCAATGTGCAGTTGTATAAT contains:
- the rlmB gene encoding 23S rRNA (guanosine(2251)-2'-O)-methyltransferase RlmB codes for the protein MARAVAAETALVGRHAVLEALRGGRPVYRVLVSRTAHGAGPLQDIVETARRRGIPVQPVDPRRLAALAGRLPHQGVAALAGVQALVELDDVLAVARGRGEAPFLILLDGVEDPHNVGAVIRTAEAAGAHGVVVPRRRAAGLTPAVARAAAGATEHVAVAGVGNMAAALERLKAAGVWVVGADPEARERYDAGALEPPVALVVGAEGRGLHRLVRERCDRLVSIPLHGRIRSLNVSVAAALLLYEVARRVRPADEAAPAVGGRASGRGAC
- the cysS gene encoding cysteine--tRNA ligase; translation: MTLRVYSTLARRKEPFETVCAGEVRMYVCGPNLYGPSHVGHAMSYVVFDVIRRYLVYRGYRVRYVQNFTDIEDRIIETAAAEGTTIEALAERYAARFLEEMRALGVRPADVYPRATRAIPKMIEIIRGLESRGLAYAAGGDVFFRVAAFPGYGRLSGRSLDEMMAGARVDVDPHKQHPMDFVLWKAAKPGEPAWESPWGPGRPGWHIECSAMSIEYLGPQLDIHGGGQDVVFPHHENEIAQSEGYTGKTFVRYWVHNGLLRLTGGPEKMTRHLGNIIAIREALDRYHADTLRVFFLSSHYRNPLTWSDEALAAAAGGAERLRTARETAADLLTAAKAAPAGGIPVPDPVVQALAGAVPATRGAFEAAMDDDFNTPGALAALFDLAAALNRVTDAAVRRRTPLSPDAADAVRAALDVLSELADVLGLRLETSLTPVQAAGLRDLARKLSHERPDLFDPGRRPDGGAPGEAGPALVDYIARGRVEARRRKDWATGDRVRAHLSELGILLEDTPAGFKWRVR
- a CDS encoding PIN domain-containing protein, giving the protein MRRLIRGVGLVLGALIGYQVTETFRPLIVQRGGDGLHLAVLVIGVELGAAAGALLSQPIARWFVESMGRALRRLGEVPLRDVVSGAIGLVAGLLVAFLVSLPLQRVPVIGEYILPIAAVLAFGYLGLHLGLQRRDDAPAAFAHMVERMSRERRSRRPAGSPKLLDTSAIIDGRIADICRAGFLEGPLLVPRSVLAELQHIADSGDTLRRNRGRRGLDVLDTMQRELRMVEVYDDGDAPPGEPVDAQLTRLAVALGAAIVTTDYNLNKVAGLQSIRALNVNELANAIKPVTLPGEDLTVHLIKDGKEPGQGVGYLEDGTMIVVEGGKKYIGETLETVVTSVLQTAAGRMIFARPKSLERNGAPR
- the ispD gene encoding 2-C-methyl-D-erythritol 4-phosphate cytidylyltransferase, translating into MIAGPGVAAVVPAAGRGERFGGDGPKALVPLGGRPLLEYALGALAAAPSVGMIVVAAPAEAVDAVAGLARRVAGRKAAAVVPGGPDRQASVAQGLAALPAGPEIVVVHDGARPLVPVPLIEAVAAAAAEGGAATAAIPVDDTVKRAADGWVRTTIDRAGLFRIQTPQAFRRSVLEAAHREAERTGFRGTDDAALVENLGRPVRLVPGAALNLKVTVPDDLALAEALLRRHEPPTPAPRVGIGFDAHRLVPGRPLVLGGVVIPASRGLDGHSDADVIAHAVMDALLGAAGCGDIGRLFPPNDPAYAGADSMELLDRVRALLAERGWRAGHVDVVVLAEAPRLAPHVDAMRAAMARALRTDPAGISIKATTLEGMGAIGREEGIAAQAVASLEPGRDGV